One Elusimicrobiota bacterium genomic window, TTAAGTAAATTATAAGCATTTTCCTCTAAATAATTTAAATCTTTACTTAAAATTAAATGATATTTTGTTTCTTCTAAAGAAGTCTCAGCTATATTAAGAAAATGCAAATACTCTTTTCTACTGTTTCTTTTGAATCCTTCTACAATATTTGATGGGATGGAACCTGCTGATCTTCTAAGTTGAGATACCAAACCGAATTTTTCATCTTCAGGAAATATCTTAGTCTTTTTGTATATAGACAACACCAAATTTTATTTGTCATTAAAATGTACCTGCCTAATATTTTTACTTACCTCTTATCACTTAACACTTACCCCTGTTTTATTGAAACATATTTTAACATTTTCTTATGAACTAAACCATTAGTAGCAAGTATATGACGTTTCTTCTCAAAACATTTTTCACCGTTGTAGTCTGTTACTTTTCCTCCCGCTTCTTCAACTATTAGAGCTCCTGCCGCAGAATCCCAGGGATTAAGGCCTTCTTCCCAAAACGCCTCAAATCGGCCGCATGCCACGTAAGCCAAATCCATCGCGGCAGAACCTAGTCTTCTTATTCCTTGAGTTTCTCCAAGAATATTTCCCAGATTTTTAATAACCCTTTTGAGCCTTGATCTATCGTAAGGAAAACCGGTTACTACCAATGAGCGTGCTAAATTATTTACGCAAGAAACACTAATTTTTTTCCCGTTCAAATATGCCCCTTTATTTTTTTCGGCAATAAATGTCTCTTTAAGCACCGGGCAATGAATTACTCCCGAAATTATTTTATTTTTATATTTATAGGCTATTGAAACACAGAAAAGAGGTATTTTATGTATAAAATTAACAGTGCCGTCAAGGGGATCTATTACCCAGCAGTTTTCCATATCGCAGGATAAGTTATTATCTTCTTCAGCCAGAAAACTGTGATTAGGGAAATCCCTTTTTACATTTTCTATTATTACTTTCTGTGACAGCTTATCAGCAATAGTTACGGGGTCAAACTTACCTTTAAAATTTACTGTTAACGGCTTATTATAGTATTTGAGCAGAATTTTCCCGCCGGCTATAGCCGCTTTAACTGCAGTTTGGGTGTATTTATTAAATTTCGGCATTTTTTTAATAGGGACAGACACCTATTTTTCAATTCTCTTTTTGGGCCTGCCTTTTGGCTTTAGCTTC contains:
- a CDS encoding four helix bundle protein; amino-acid sequence: MLSIYKKTKIFPEDEKFGLVSQLRRSAGSIPSNIVEGFKRNSRKEYLHFLNIAETSLEETKYHLILSKDLNYLEENAYNLL
- a CDS encoding inositol monophosphatase family protein — its product is MPKFNKYTQTAVKAAIAGGKILLKYYNKPLTVNFKGKFDPVTIADKLSQKVIIENVKRDFPNHSFLAEEDNNLSCDMENCWVIDPLDGTVNFIHKIPLFCVSIAYKYKNKIISGVIHCPVLKETFIAEKNKGAYLNGKKISVSCVNNLARSLVVTGFPYDRSRLKRVIKNLGNILGETQGIRRLGSAAMDLAYVACGRFEAFWEEGLNPWDSAAGALIVEEAGGKVTDYNGEKCFEKKRHILATNGLVHKKMLKYVSIKQG